Genomic segment of Mycobacteriales bacterium:
CCGCGCGGTCGCCGAAACGCTCACCACCCACCAGGCCGGCGCCCGCCAGACGCACTGACGGTGCCGAGGTGGGTGCCGAAGATCAGGCTGCGGGCTCCCGATCGTGTTCGCGCCGTGCTGCGTCGAGTAGACCGCGCCACGACTTGATGCCTGGTCGACGTCGCAGCAGCGCCCGGCGCTCCCGCTCCGTCATGCCCCCCCAGACACCGAACTCGACCCGGTTGTCCAGCGCGTCGGCGAGGCACTCGGTGCGCACCGGGCACGCGGCGCACAACCGCTTCGCCCGATTCTGCGCCGCACCCTGGACGAACAATGCGTCCGGGTCAGCCGTCCGACAGACTGCGCGCGCAGCCCACGTTGCACTACTATTCATGTGGTTTACCCCCCAGTCGACCGGTGATCCCCGAGCACACCGGCACTAGGTTCATTCTAGGAAACCGGACACCCGGGTGCACAGTCCCCGAGAAGCCTATCTTGGTTAGACCTGCCGTTACTCCATTGCTACGCCCTCCGGCGGTATTGCTGTAAGCAAATGGCGTAGCGCA
This window contains:
- a CDS encoding WhiB family transcriptional regulator, translating into MNSSATWAARAVCRTADPDALFVQGAAQNRAKRLCAACPVRTECLADALDNRVEFGVWGGMTERERRALLRRRPGIKSWRGLLDAARREHDREPAA